From one Deinococcus aetherius genomic stretch:
- a CDS encoding helix-turn-helix domain-containing protein, which yields MGRRKQFVVTLSDEERRQLTDMTRKGVISARVMTRARLLLLADQQLKDDDVAERLDISHLTVASIRKKYTQGGLQAALYEKARPKPPSKLGPKETAILIAEACSGGPDGQAKWTMQLLADRLVTLGVVESISDETIRRTLKKTT from the coding sequence ATGGGACGGCGGAAGCAGTTTGTCGTGACGCTCAGCGATGAGGAGCGTCGTCAACTTACCGACATGACGCGAAAGGGCGTGATCAGTGCGCGGGTCATGACCCGCGCACGTCTCTTGCTTCTGGCTGACCAACAGTTGAAGGATGATGACGTGGCCGAGCGGCTGGACATCAGTCATTTGACGGTCGCCAGCATTCGGAAGAAATACACCCAAGGTGGGCTGCAAGCCGCCTTGTACGAGAAGGCTCGTCCGAAACCGCCGTCAAAACTGGGTCCTAAGGAGACAGCAATCCTGATTGCAGAAGCCTGTTCAGGAGGTCCAGATGGGCAAGCCAAGTGGACCATGCAACTCCTTGCAGATCGTTTGGTGACGCTGGGCGTAGTGGAAAGCATCAGTGATGAGACGATCCGGCGAACACTGAAAAAAACGACTTGA
- a CDS encoding IS630 family transposase, with amino-acid sequence MKPWQVQSWCIAKVGADFVWRMEEVLDTYAEPYDPLYPVVCFDEKSYQLLAHITEPLPPVPGHPARVDYEYRRCGTANLFIAFEPLTGQRTVTVTERRSSEEFVAQMQALHLRYPEAKTIRLVLDQLSTHTPSSLYQHLPPDEANALKRRFEWVYTPKHASWLNMAEMEWSVLERQCLRRRLATFEELNNEVKAWEADRNARSVKVSWQFNTDKARVKLSRQYPSQN; translated from the coding sequence TTGAAGCCCTGGCAAGTCCAGAGTTGGTGCATCGCCAAAGTCGGCGCTGATTTCGTCTGGCGCATGGAAGAGGTGCTGGACACGTACGCTGAGCCGTATGATCCACTGTACCCCGTGGTCTGCTTCGACGAGAAGTCCTATCAATTGTTGGCGCACATCACTGAACCGCTTCCACCCGTGCCGGGACACCCGGCACGGGTGGACTACGAGTACAGGCGTTGTGGAACGGCCAATCTCTTCATTGCTTTTGAACCCTTGACCGGGCAGCGGACAGTCACCGTGACCGAACGTCGCAGCAGCGAGGAGTTCGTGGCACAAATGCAGGCTCTCCACTTGCGCTACCCCGAGGCGAAGACAATTCGCCTGGTGCTGGACCAACTGTCCACGCACACGCCGTCCTCGTTGTACCAGCACCTCCCGCCCGACGAAGCAAACGCCTTGAAGAGGCGGTTTGAATGGGTCTACACGCCGAAGCACGCTTCCTGGTTGAACATGGCGGAAATGGAATGGTCAGTTTTGGAGCGACAGTGCTTGAGACGACGGTTGGCAACCTTTGAGGAACTCAACAATGAAGTCAAAGCCTGGGAAGCGGATCGAAATGCTCGGTCAGTTAAGGTGAGCTGGCAATTCAATACAGACAAGGCACGAGTGAAATTAAGCCGCCAATATCCGTCCCAAAATTAG
- a CDS encoding response regulator transcription factor has protein sequence MRPRALLSGGHTIEDLASALSRAACESFRHTPRHDSPLTPIERLLLRHSAQGWDTRRIARELTLSEGTIRNSLSRIFKKLGLDNRAQATLYYWGLWHMLDI, from the coding sequence ATGCGGCCGCGCGCCCTGCTGTCTGGGGGGCACACCATCGAGGACCTGGCAAGCGCACTCAGCCGCGCGGCATGCGAGTCCTTCCGCCACACTCCCCGGCACGACAGTCCACTGACCCCCATAGAACGCCTGTTGCTGCGTCACAGTGCCCAGGGATGGGATACCAGACGCATCGCCCGGGAACTTACCTTGAGCGAGGGCACCATTCGCAACAGCCTCAGCCGCATCTTCAAGAAGCTAGGCCTCGACAACCGCGCCCAGGCTACCCTCTATTATTGGGGTCTTTGGCACATGCTCGACATCTGA
- a CDS encoding RICIN domain-containing protein → MSRIPGVPRPVVALSLPLMLAACGHTATPEPSATSRPALTPLAVPTGGQTYAILTTCSTAEKGLDVTNASLADGGAVALWDYNSGNNQQWTLQATDSGYFKVLAKHSGLALEVADAGTANQSPVQQWTYVGAPQQQWKFEDVGNGTYEVSPRHASTMRLDLRGGLLNNGTPLQLYNDNNTCAQRWVLKPTGATPTGTDVTTLGVKPDDGIDDTMKLQAAADSKKSLYFPAGQYDISNQITFTALTGVTISGAPGAKIVAKSTTPDTPGLFVFNSPTTVAISGLTFVGKHANNILATNWQDALLVNNGQDVTIDGVTASDISGIGISLQSTTRTTIQNSNVFHMGAHGIWGGDSTFITVKNNTVKGLLSPSITANTRGIGIMGTGGSDWLLEGNDVSDIANTATKTEATNNVTYRRNTVKGFRLDGIKIMPLIDRGYTVGIVSNGVMESNTVSGGVNADPPGSCFKFVGVQTGRLVGNTCYGVYGKSTTALPPGKYEDGITLEGYQGYAVPDNITIDNNTVGNSYTSLRIAATNSTVQNNSFTGSKEYAIVIQNNSLNNKFLSNTIKDGDWTTTILLIGVKNTLFQGNTFTNSNIGIYSDSATSTGTQVISNNFTTTSAPTKILNTSFTCSSNTRDGAAVACQ, encoded by the coding sequence ATGTCGCGCATCCCAGGTGTTCCTCGTCCGGTGGTGGCCCTGAGTCTTCCCCTCATGCTGGCTGCGTGTGGTCACACTGCGACCCCCGAACCTAGCGCAACCTCCCGTCCGGCACTCACTCCACTCGCCGTGCCGACCGGTGGACAGACCTACGCGATTCTCACCACCTGCTCGACCGCCGAAAAAGGTCTCGACGTCACTAACGCTTCTCTGGCTGACGGAGGCGCCGTGGCCCTGTGGGATTACAACTCGGGGAACAACCAGCAGTGGACCCTGCAAGCGACCGACAGTGGGTACTTCAAAGTTCTTGCCAAGCACAGCGGCCTGGCCCTGGAAGTGGCAGATGCGGGAACAGCCAACCAGAGTCCGGTGCAGCAGTGGACCTATGTAGGTGCCCCCCAGCAGCAATGGAAGTTCGAGGACGTAGGAAACGGAACCTATGAAGTGTCACCCCGGCACGCCTCGACCATGCGGCTGGACCTGCGGGGCGGACTGCTCAACAACGGTACACCGCTCCAGCTTTACAACGACAACAACACCTGCGCACAACGGTGGGTTCTTAAACCCACCGGCGCAACACCAACCGGCACCGACGTCACGACCCTTGGCGTCAAGCCGGATGACGGAATCGACGACACCATGAAGCTGCAAGCGGCGGCTGACAGCAAGAAAAGTCTCTACTTCCCCGCCGGACAATACGATATTTCGAACCAAATTACGTTCACTGCACTCACGGGTGTGACGATTTCGGGGGCTCCAGGCGCCAAAATCGTCGCTAAGTCCACTACCCCCGACACTCCAGGCTTGTTCGTGTTCAACTCCCCAACGACAGTCGCAATCAGCGGTTTGACCTTCGTAGGCAAGCATGCAAATAACATCCTTGCGACCAACTGGCAAGATGCCCTGCTCGTGAACAATGGTCAGGACGTCACGATTGACGGGGTCACCGCAAGTGATATCTCGGGAATAGGAATTTCACTTCAATCTACGACCAGGACCACTATTCAGAACAGTAACGTCTTCCACATGGGTGCTCACGGTATTTGGGGTGGGGACTCAACTTTTATCACCGTTAAAAACAACACGGTGAAGGGCCTGCTCTCCCCCTCGATCACGGCGAATACGCGCGGCATCGGTATTATGGGCACTGGTGGTAGTGACTGGCTGCTCGAGGGAAACGATGTTAGTGATATCGCTAACACGGCGACCAAGACTGAGGCCACGAACAACGTGACTTACCGCAGGAACACGGTGAAAGGTTTTCGACTTGATGGGATAAAAATTATGCCATTGATTGATCGTGGCTATACAGTAGGAATTGTGAGCAACGGTGTTATGGAGTCCAACACAGTGAGTGGTGGCGTTAATGCAGATCCACCCGGCTCCTGCTTCAAGTTCGTTGGCGTCCAAACTGGACGTCTCGTTGGAAACACGTGTTACGGCGTCTATGGCAAGAGCACGACCGCTCTTCCCCCTGGGAAATATGAGGATGGCATTACGCTGGAGGGATACCAGGGCTATGCTGTGCCGGACAATATTACCATTGATAATAATACGGTAGGAAACAGTTACACTTCGCTTAGAATCGCCGCTACTAACAGTACTGTGCAAAACAACTCCTTCACCGGCTCGAAGGAGTATGCCATCGTTATACAGAACAACTCGTTAAATAATAAGTTCCTCTCAAATACTATCAAGGATGGGGACTGGACGACCACGATCTTGTTAATCGGCGTGAAAAACACTCTGTTCCAGGGGAACACGTTCACAAACTCTAACATTGGTATTTACAGCGACAGTGCAACAAGCACAGGAACGCAGGTGATAAGCAACAACTTTACTACTACTTCAGCACCTACGAAAATATTAAACACGTCGTTTACTTGCAGCAGCAATACCAGGGACGGAGCTGCGGTCGCCTGCCAGTAA
- a CDS encoding transposase codes for MRLEKLKSRARSFERLVGLTPVEFDQLLIELEPLWEQAHRRSLLRAGRARRIGAGNTFKLDLSQRLLVTLLYLRQYFTMHVLGILFDLDAANVCRNIHGLLPVLEQALPAPLRPRTLQAKPDEAPGKEAKKPRRIRSLDEFLEVFPELTDVVVDGTEQPRGQPKVKKGQKLGKQAVGRPRDKKRFSSVKQGTHTLKTQVTVTPEGQIVHLSATASRPAHDMKVLRRSRLMTRLPRHVRVWGDRGYTGLEKVYPDWETIVPTKRPKNGELSEEQRELNRLISKVRITVENVMNRIKKFRACQAFFRNQPSRHGVIWGCVAGLVNLRWQRRLHLSTL; via the coding sequence TTGCGGCTGGAGAAGCTGAAGTCCCGAGCGCGTTCCTTCGAGCGGCTGGTGGGGCTGACTCCTGTAGAGTTCGATCAGCTCCTCATCGAACTGGAGCCGTTGTGGGAGCAGGCTCACCGCCGCTCCCTGCTGCGCGCCGGACGGGCAAGGCGCATCGGAGCGGGCAACACCTTCAAGCTGGACCTGAGCCAGCGGCTGCTGGTCACGCTGCTTTATCTACGCCAGTACTTCACGATGCACGTCCTGGGCATCCTGTTTGACCTGGACGCGGCGAACGTCTGCCGGAACATCCACGGCTTGCTGCCCGTCCTGGAGCAGGCGTTGCCTGCTCCCCTGCGTCCCCGGACACTTCAGGCTAAGCCGGACGAGGCCCCCGGCAAAGAGGCCAAGAAGCCGAGAAGGATACGCTCGCTCGACGAATTTTTGGAGGTGTTCCCCGAGCTGACCGACGTCGTGGTGGATGGCACCGAGCAGCCCCGAGGCCAGCCGAAGGTGAAGAAGGGGCAGAAGCTGGGCAAGCAGGCGGTGGGGCGACCCAGGGACAAGAAGCGCTTCTCCAGCGTCAAGCAGGGCACCCACACCTTGAAGACCCAGGTCACGGTGACGCCCGAGGGGCAGATTGTCCACCTCAGTGCGACCGCCAGCCGCCCTGCCCACGACATGAAAGTGCTGCGGCGTTCCCGCTTGATGACCCGGCTGCCTCGACATGTCCGCGTCTGGGGGGACCGAGGCTATACCGGGCTGGAGAAGGTCTACCCCGACTGGGAGACCATCGTGCCGACCAAGCGCCCGAAGAACGGCGAATTGAGCGAGGAGCAACGTGAACTGAACCGGCTGATCTCGAAAGTGCGCATCACGGTAGAGAACGTGATGAACCGAATCAAGAAGTTCCGCGCCTGCCAGGCGTTCTTCAGGAACCAGCCCTCACGGCATGGCGTGATCTGGGGCTGTGTCGCTGGACTCGTCAATCTCCGCTGGCAACGCCGACTCCACCTCTCCACGCTCTGA
- a CDS encoding helix-turn-helix domain-containing protein, whose amino-acid sequence MSALRWRLADYLEARNLTAYALGKAMGTSYMNTVYRMTRRGQEPTRIDLPTLLSVLDGLRKLTGEDVQLTDVLEYVPD is encoded by the coding sequence ATGTCTGCCCTTCGCTGGCGCCTCGCCGACTACCTAGAGGCGCGCAACCTCACCGCGTATGCCTTGGGTAAAGCGATGGGAACCAGCTACATGAACACTGTCTACCGAATGACGAGGCGTGGACAAGAGCCTACACGCATTGATCTACCCACGTTGTTAAGTGTGCTCGACGGTCTGCGCAAGCTCACTGGCGAGGATGTCCAGCTCACAGATGTCCTCGAGTACGTGCCAGATTGA
- a CDS encoding helix-turn-helix domain-containing protein, with protein MPPRKRQARPEHLAFQVALGELIRAGRKPSYNQDDFADRVGVYRSHMGLIEQGKLDLRLSTLLAVAEALDLPLSTLIGQVEARLAGDDPSPTPLPPDRG; from the coding sequence ATGCCGCCACGCAAGCGTCAGGCCCGTCCCGAACACCTCGCCTTTCAGGTCGCGTTGGGCGAACTGATCCGTGCCGGGCGCAAGCCTTCGTACAATCAGGACGACTTCGCCGACCGGGTGGGCGTGTACCGCAGCCACATGGGGCTCATCGAACAGGGCAAGCTCGACTTGCGCCTGTCTACCCTGCTCGCCGTGGCCGAGGCCCTCGATCTGCCCCTCTCCACGCTCATTGGTCAAGTCGAGGCCCGGCTGGCGGGGGATGACCCCTCCCCTACTCCTCTCCCACCAGATCGTGGGTGA
- the ssb gene encoding single-stranded DNA-binding protein, with amino-acid sequence MNQFNRADLTAALVRAPQTRVTPSGLSVLEATVEVEVTRANGSVAPIYLPFTMAGPQVDLLAPRLEAGTPVVIEGMIVQERWEQGGEQKSCLKVKGLHTEVLGWTGLEFVRDTRGGVRLKGGMNEAVMGGNLLADPVFRQGGQVVELALALNENFRDRQGERQERLHTLRVVGWRDLAERVRRLGLRKGSPVFAQGFLYNDAWKTTEGQPRNTIKLEATRIEPISVPAARA; translated from the coding sequence ATGAACCAGTTCAACCGAGCCGACCTCACCGCCGCCCTGGTGCGTGCTCCCCAGACCCGCGTGACGCCCTCGGGACTCTCGGTCCTCGAGGCGACGGTCGAGGTCGAGGTGACCCGCGCGAACGGGTCGGTCGCGCCGATCTATCTGCCCTTCACGATGGCGGGTCCTCAGGTCGACCTGCTCGCCCCCCGCCTGGAGGCCGGGACACCGGTCGTGATCGAGGGGATGATCGTGCAGGAACGCTGGGAGCAGGGGGGGGAGCAGAAGTCCTGCCTGAAGGTCAAGGGTCTGCACACCGAGGTGCTGGGCTGGACCGGGCTCGAGTTCGTGCGCGACACCCGGGGCGGGGTGCGGCTGAAAGGCGGGATGAACGAGGCGGTGATGGGGGGCAACCTGCTCGCGGACCCGGTGTTCCGGCAGGGAGGGCAGGTCGTGGAACTCGCCCTCGCCCTGAACGAGAACTTCCGGGACCGCCAGGGGGAGCGGCAGGAGCGGCTGCACACCCTCCGGGTGGTGGGGTGGCGGGACCTGGCCGAACGCGTCCGGAGGCTGGGCTTGCGCAAGGGGAGTCCGGTCTTCGCCCAGGGGTTCCTCTACAACGACGCGTGGAAGACCACCGAGGGTCAACCCCGCAACACGATCAAGCTCGAGGCCACCCGCATCGAACCCATCTCGGTGCCCGCCGCCCGCGCGTAA
- a CDS encoding IS3 family transposase, whose protein sequence is MVAPAQRREAVRYLQAHHGVSERRACRVLGLSRSSHRYKVRKNDQQLGEKLQKLAQERPRFGYRRLEVLLRREGKVVNHKRVYRVYKALDLTVRKKTRRKRVVQRRTPLTVPSAANERWSTDFVSDQLASGQRFRVLNVVDDFTRECVVCFADTSITGDTVARLLGEAVRERGKPKVLISDNGPEFTSRALDAWAHQQGIERHFIDPGKPVQNAYIESFNGRFRDECLDQHWFVNLPQARLVLSVWRRDYNGVRPHSSLDNLAPQEFARRSAG, encoded by the coding sequence GTGGTAGCGCCCGCGCAGCGCCGTGAGGCGGTGCGCTACCTCCAAGCTCATCACGGCGTCAGTGAACGTCGAGCCTGTCGTGTGCTCGGCCTGAGTCGCTCGTCGCATCGCTATAAGGTCCGCAAAAACGATCAACAGCTGGGGGAAAAGCTCCAGAAACTCGCCCAGGAGCGACCTCGGTTCGGGTACCGGCGGCTGGAGGTGCTGTTGCGCCGGGAGGGCAAGGTGGTCAATCACAAGCGGGTGTATCGCGTCTACAAGGCGCTCGACCTGACCGTCAGGAAAAAGACCCGGAGAAAGCGGGTGGTGCAGCGCCGCACGCCGTTGACGGTGCCCTCAGCGGCCAACGAACGTTGGAGTACCGACTTTGTCAGTGATCAGCTCGCCAGCGGGCAGCGGTTCCGCGTTTTGAACGTCGTGGATGACTTCACCCGGGAATGCGTGGTGTGTTTCGCCGACACCTCGATCACGGGCGACACCGTCGCCCGTCTGTTGGGGGAAGCTGTAAGAGAACGGGGGAAGCCGAAGGTGTTGATCAGCGACAATGGCCCGGAGTTCACCAGTCGCGCCCTGGATGCCTGGGCCCACCAACAGGGGATCGAGCGACACTTCATCGACCCGGGAAAACCTGTGCAGAACGCCTATATTGAGAGTTTCAATGGGCGCTTCCGAGACGAGTGCCTCGACCAGCACTGGTTTGTGAATCTGCCGCAGGCCCGGTTGGTCTTGAGCGTGTGGCGCCGGGACTACAACGGAGTCCGGCCGCACAGCTCGCTGGACAACCTGGCGCCGCAGGAATTTGCCCGCCGTTCGGCGGGCTGA
- a CDS encoding transposase: protein MGKERHSEEKVLEVLGRVENGETIAAVSRSTGISRKTIQYWRATYSQQPKTDDAKRLKQLEDENARLKKLVADLALDNAMLKDVVGKKW from the coding sequence ATGGGGAAAGAACGACACAGTGAAGAGAAGGTCCTCGAAGTTCTCGGACGGGTCGAAAACGGCGAGACCATCGCAGCGGTCAGCCGCTCAACCGGGATCAGCCGCAAGACCATCCAGTATTGGAGGGCCACCTACAGCCAGCAGCCCAAAACTGACGACGCCAAGCGGCTCAAACAGCTTGAGGATGAAAACGCCCGGTTGAAGAAGTTGGTCGCTGACCTGGCCCTCGACAACGCGATGCTGAAGGATGTCGTGGGAAAGAAGTGGTAG
- the istB gene encoding IS21-like element helper ATPase IstB, with the protein MIATLRCRDDLLALGLPHAASLLESRLDAAAKKELPYADFLADLLRIEVTARDEEGRARRLKQARLPFMRSLEQFDFAFQPSVDKRLVKELSTLSFAADGQNVILLGPPGVGKTHLAVGLGLAAITHGETVLFVRAGQLMEDLRKAQALNRLEHRLRYYAKPKLLVIDEFGVWPYDRLAANALFGLVAARYERGSVILTANKGFADWGEVLGDPVVASAILDRLLHHSHVLNIKGESYRLREKKKSGLFPSALLGNSEASQEVQRP; encoded by the coding sequence ATGATCGCCACCCTGCGGTGCCGGGATGACCTGCTGGCCCTGGGCTTGCCGCATGCGGCAAGCTTGCTGGAGAGCCGTCTGGACGCGGCGGCCAAAAAGGAGCTGCCGTACGCGGACTTTCTGGCCGACCTGTTGCGGATCGAGGTCACGGCCCGGGACGAGGAAGGCCGTGCCAGGCGGTTGAAGCAGGCCCGTTTGCCCTTTATGCGGTCCCTGGAGCAGTTCGACTTCGCCTTCCAGCCGAGTGTCGACAAGCGCCTGGTCAAGGAGCTGAGCACGCTGTCGTTCGCCGCGGACGGGCAGAACGTCATCCTGCTGGGCCCGCCCGGCGTCGGGAAGACGCACTTGGCGGTGGGGTTGGGCCTGGCCGCCATCACCCACGGGGAGACGGTGCTGTTCGTGCGGGCCGGGCAGCTCATGGAGGACCTGCGCAAAGCGCAGGCCCTGAATCGACTGGAACACCGCCTGCGGTACTACGCCAAGCCAAAGCTGCTGGTGATCGACGAGTTCGGGGTCTGGCCGTATGACCGTTTAGCCGCCAACGCCCTGTTCGGGTTGGTCGCCGCGCGGTACGAGCGGGGCAGCGTGATTCTGACGGCGAACAAGGGGTTCGCCGACTGGGGTGAGGTACTGGGGGACCCGGTGGTGGCAAGCGCCATTCTGGACCGCCTGTTGCACCACAGCCATGTGCTGAACATCAAGGGCGAGTCGTATCGCCTGCGGGAGAAGAAAAAGTCCGGGCTGTTCCCCAGCGCGCTGCTGGGGAACAGCGAGGCGAGTCAGGAGGTGCAGCGGCCGTAA
- the istA gene encoding IS21 family transposase yields the protein MRRIIELKATGQTISGIARTLDLSRNTVKKYLRAPGLPQPKPRPKRGSKLDPYVPYLKERIGQGVLSAVVLFREVQVQGYTGQYTVVKDFIRPFRRTPVSATRVTPRFETAPAVQAQVDFGRYSYLNLEGQTRSIWAFVMVLGWSRALYVEFIRKADTASFIRCHLNAFAYFGGLTQTILYDNTKQVVLERDQNGEPVWNSQFLDFSLRLGFSIRLCRPYRPRTKGKVESGVGYVEKNFWLGARFVDDADLNRQARHWLDHVANVRTHGTTREKPVERLALERPTLTPLPSLESLSVFVREVRKVAWDGFVSYGGNFYGVPWRYAGQTVEVQADHLEVQLFSGGMRIAVHPRSAQRGARFLAEAQYDGLPTPGDDSRRRRALLATQTEGLPEMRVEQRPLAEYEALVAVGETATLEEVLATVFRDGEA from the coding sequence GTGCGACGAATCATCGAACTCAAGGCCACAGGACAGACCATCAGCGGCATCGCCCGCACCCTCGACCTCAGCCGCAACACCGTCAAGAAGTACCTGCGAGCCCCGGGCCTCCCACAGCCCAAACCCCGTCCCAAACGGGGAAGCAAGCTCGACCCCTATGTCCCCTACCTGAAGGAGCGCATCGGGCAGGGCGTCCTGAGTGCGGTCGTCCTCTTCCGCGAGGTGCAAGTCCAGGGCTACACCGGGCAGTACACGGTGGTCAAGGACTTTATCCGCCCATTTCGGCGGACACCCGTGTCCGCCACCCGGGTGACGCCCCGCTTTGAGACCGCGCCTGCGGTGCAGGCGCAGGTGGACTTCGGGCGCTACAGCTACCTGAACCTCGAAGGGCAGACCCGTTCCATCTGGGCCTTCGTGATGGTGCTGGGCTGGTCTCGGGCGCTGTACGTGGAGTTCATCCGCAAGGCCGATACCGCCAGCTTCATCCGCTGCCATCTCAACGCGTTCGCCTATTTCGGCGGACTGACCCAGACCATCCTGTACGACAACACCAAACAGGTGGTCCTCGAACGCGATCAGAACGGCGAGCCCGTCTGGAATTCGCAGTTTCTGGACTTCTCCTTGCGGTTGGGCTTCTCGATTCGGCTGTGCCGCCCCTACCGGCCCCGTACCAAGGGAAAGGTGGAGAGTGGGGTCGGGTACGTCGAGAAGAACTTCTGGCTGGGGGCACGGTTCGTGGACGATGCCGATCTCAACCGTCAAGCCAGGCACTGGCTTGACCATGTGGCGAACGTCCGCACTCACGGCACCACCCGCGAGAAGCCCGTGGAACGGCTCGCCCTGGAACGCCCGACACTGACCCCACTCCCTTCACTGGAATCTTTGTCGGTGTTTGTGCGGGAGGTGCGCAAGGTGGCCTGGGACGGGTTCGTGTCGTACGGCGGCAACTTCTACGGCGTCCCGTGGCGCTACGCCGGGCAGACGGTCGAGGTGCAGGCTGACCACCTGGAGGTACAGCTCTTCAGCGGGGGGATGCGCATCGCGGTGCATCCCCGGTCGGCGCAACGGGGAGCGCGCTTCCTGGCGGAAGCGCAGTACGACGGGCTGCCCACACCCGGAGACGACTCCCGGCGCCGCCGGGCCTTGCTGGCAACCCAGACCGAGGGCCTGCCCGAGATGCGGGTCGAGCAACGCCCGCTGGCCGAGTACGAGGCGTTGGTCGCCGTTGGGGAGACGGCGACCCTGGAAGAGGTGCTGGCGACCGTGTTCCGGGATGGTGAGGCATGA
- a CDS encoding AAA family ATPase — protein sequence MVETEREHTGGKWTGEHPWALLGQLTAQAWARVARALTRFTREQLAVVDAVVNTGDNLIVESTAGSGKSTLLEALTDVLPRPSRIGVFAYNRTIARELRKRLAKDLTCATLHAHGRAIIEEHSPRDLVTPEHKRKNITDAYLKRLGLYSKGTAKMLCALLVLTMTHLTPPRAEEIAALTLRHEFEFRPL from the coding sequence ATGGTCGAGACGGAGCGGGAACACACCGGCGGGAAGTGGACCGGGGAGCACCCCTGGGCGCTGCTGGGGCAGCTCACGGCCCAGGCCTGGGCGCGGGTGGCGAGGGCCCTGACGCGCTTCACACGGGAACAGCTCGCGGTGGTGGACGCGGTGGTGAACACCGGGGATAACCTGATCGTGGAGTCGACGGCGGGCTCGGGCAAGTCGACGCTGCTCGAGGCGCTGACCGACGTGCTGCCCAGGCCGAGCCGGATCGGGGTGTTCGCGTACAACCGCACCATCGCGCGCGAACTCAGGAAGCGGCTCGCCAAGGACCTGACCTGCGCGACCCTGCACGCGCACGGCCGAGCCATCATCGAGGAGCACAGTCCGCGCGACCTGGTGACGCCGGAGCACAAGCGCAAGAACATCACAGACGCGTATCTCAAGCGGCTCGGCCTCTACAGCAAGGGGACGGCCAAGATGCTCTGCGCGCTGTTGGTGCTGACCATGACCCACCTGACCCCGCCCAGGGCCGAGGAGATCGCAGCGCTGACACTGAGGCACGAGTTCGAGTTCCGTCCACTGTGA
- a CDS encoding type II toxin-antitoxin system VapC family toxin, producing the protein MTVTYPDSSAFAKLYLDESGREEVEALVEETGQVAACNIAYAEVRGVLARYHHQGRLTEEEYVSAKEAFEADWETTNVVDVTPALLRLAGDLLGAHVGLRAMDALHLAAALEVRLSQGLRFLTFDLHLGQIAQALMPGA; encoded by the coding sequence TTGACGGTCACCTATCCTGATTCCAGCGCCTTCGCCAAGCTGTACCTCGATGAGTCGGGCCGGGAGGAGGTGGAAGCCCTGGTCGAGGAGACCGGCCAGGTGGCCGCCTGCAACATCGCCTATGCCGAGGTGCGGGGCGTCCTGGCCCGGTATCACCACCAGGGGCGCCTGACCGAAGAGGAGTACGTGAGCGCCAAGGAAGCCTTTGAGGCGGACTGGGAGACGACCAACGTGGTGGATGTGACCCCGGCCCTGCTGCGCCTGGCCGGTGACCTCCTGGGGGCCCACGTGGGGCTGCGGGCGATGGACGCCCTGCACCTCGCGGCGGCGCTGGAAGTCCGGTTGTCCCAGGGGCTGCGCTTCCTGACCTTCGACCTCCACCTGGGGCAGATCGCCCAAGCGTTGATGCCCGGCGCATAA
- a CDS encoding helix-turn-helix domain-containing protein, producing MPRRQKNPLRALTDEERAVLARLSRSHHTAAAVVSRAKTLLGVAAGLPYTQAARGAGRTSGEGVAHLVARFNQHGLKALDTRPGGRPPVLYGSAQRRRILETARRKPDREQDGTATWSLATLQRVLRREPGFEHLSTYTILNVLHEAGLTWQRDRTWYETGTAKRQRKMGVVVVTDPDAEAKKS from the coding sequence ATGCCTCGCCGCCAGAAGAACCCGCTGCGTGCCCTGACGGATGAAGAGCGCGCCGTGTTGGCACGGCTCAGCCGGTCACACCACACCGCAGCGGCGGTCGTCAGCCGTGCCAAGACGCTGCTGGGGGTGGCCGCAGGCTTGCCCTACACCCAGGCGGCACGTGGGGCGGGGCGGACATCAGGTGAGGGGGTGGCGCATTTGGTCGCGCGCTTCAATCAGCATGGCCTCAAAGCACTGGACACCCGTCCAGGTGGTCGTCCCCCGGTGCTTTACGGTTCCGCTCAGCGGAGGCGCATTCTGGAAACCGCACGCCGGAAACCGGATCGAGAACAGGACGGCACGGCCACCTGGTCCCTCGCTACCCTGCAACGCGTGCTGCGCCGTGAACCTGGTTTCGAGCACCTGAGTACCTACACCATCCTGAACGTCCTACACGAGGCGGGGCTAACCTGGCAGCGGGACCGCACCTGGTATGAGACGGGCACGGCCAAGCGGCAACGGAAGATGGGCGTTGTGGTGGTCACGGACCCCGATGCCGAGGCAAAAAAAAGCTGA